The following is a genomic window from Triticum aestivum cultivar Chinese Spring unplaced genomic scaffold, IWGSC CS RefSeq v2.1 scaffold422, whole genome shotgun sequence.
CTTCCTGCGTCCGCTCCGTTTTCCCACCAACGAGATTGTCGTGCCTTGCATCGCCTGCGCCGTGGGAAGGAGCAGCCATGGACGAGGAGATGAAATTCCTGAATCATGATGCAGCCAATAAAAAGGTAAGCGCTGTATTGTTGTTGACGTAGTTAAGAATAAGATGGCAGTAATTTTGTGGGTGTAAGGCAAAGATTTTTCTCTTCGGATGATTCTCGGATGATTCGTAGAATCACGCGTGTTCTGAACCTGCCTTGGTGCTGGGTGGGTGTTCGAATGAGTAGTGATGTATGCATTTAAGACTGCGTTGAGGCCTTGTATCACCATAGTTATGCTGATATGTATACTAGTAAGGAGGAGTTGCATCATTTCAAAAATTTAACCGCAATGGCGGGAGATTGGAGTAATGTCTACCGTCAGTAATAGTCAATGGTCCATCCCATGTCAATGATATGAATGTCTAAAATGCATGACGTGGATATTTTACGTGGCCAATTATGATGTGACAGACATGCATAACTTAGTGGGGGTGGAAGAGTGCGTGTTGTAAGAATTAAAAGTAATGGATTTGATGCATGATTGACAAATATTAAAGGTAAATGGTTGTGGTGCATAGTTGAAAAAATAACGTTAGTGGATGCCGACATGGCACACTTGGTGAGGTGAAaggctgcatgttgagagaaattgcTTATAGTGGGGATGAACTTTCTAAGAATAATAAAGAATATAGGATATGCGTTCTAGAACCCTCCTGAACCGGGTAtttcttcttttctttgttttttcattttgatttttctccctttttgtctttttccttttctaattttttaattcttttttcttttctttttctaattttcaTTATTTCGTTTTATTTTTTTCAAGTTCGTTCTTTTCCGTTATTATCCCCCAtttctattttttatttgtttgtttagcgaacatatttcaaattcatgaacataaaaggaaataatgaacatttttcaaatttgtcaaCATTTTAGGAAATTGAATTTTTCCCAATTTGTGAACACTTTTTACAATTTCCCaaacaattttttgaaaacattCTCATTTATTACGATTTTGAGAACATTGTTTTGAATCAgggaatatttttaaattttgtgAATAATTTTTAAAATTTACTATcatttctaaaataaatttattttTCAAAATGCATGAAGATTTTTTAAATCAATGAAAAAAATCGTGACTTTGGGGACATTTTTTTGTTTGCTCTTTCTAAAtgtttttagacatttcaaaaaaattcatgaatGTCTTTCAAATTCTCCTANNNNNNNNNNNNNNNNNNNNNNNNNNNNNNNNNNNNNNNNNNNNNNNNNNNNNNNNNNNNNNNNNNNNNNNNNNNNNNNNNNNNNNNNNNNNNNNNNNNNNNNNNNNNNNNNNNNNNNNNNNNNNNNNNNNNNNNNNNNNNNNNNNNNNNNNNNNNNNNNNNNNNNNNNNNNNNNNNNNNNNNNNNNNNNNNNNNNNNNNNNNNNNNNNNNNNNNNNNNNNNNNNNNNNNNNNNNNNNNNNNNNNNNNNNNNNNNNNNNNNNNNNNNNNNNNNNNNNNNNNNNNNNNNNNNNNNNNNNNNNNNNNNNNNNNNNNNNNNNNNNNNNNNNNNNNNNNNNNNNNNNNNNNNNNNNNNNNNNNNNNNNNNNNNNNNNNNNNNNNNNNNNNNNNNNNNNNNNNNNNNNNNNNNNNNNNNNNNNNNNNNNNNNNNNNNNNNNNNNNNNNNNNNNNNNNNNNNNNNNNNNNNNNNNNNNNNNNNNNNNNNNNNNNNNNNNNNNNNNNNNNNNNNNNNNNNNNNNNNNNNNNNNNNNNNNNNNNNNNNNNNNNNNNNNNNNNNNNNNNNNNNNNNNNNNNNNNNNNNNNNNNNNNNNNNNNNNNNNNNNNNNNNNNNNNNNNNNNNNNNNNNNNNNNNNNNNNNNNNNNNNNNNNNNNNNNNNNNNNNNNNNNNNNNNNNNNNNNNNNNNNNNNNNNNNNNNNNNNNNNNNNNNNNNNNNNNNNNNNNNNNNNNNNNNNNNNNNNNNNNNNNNNNNNNNNNNNNNNNNNNNNNNNNNNNNNNNNNNNNNNNNNNNNNNNNNNNNNNNNNNNNNNNNNNNNNNNNNNNNNNNNNNNNNNNNNNNNNNNNNNNNNNNNNNNNNNNNNNNNNNNNNNNNNNNNNNNNNNNNNNNNNNNNNNNNNNNNNNNNNNNNNNNNNNNNNNNNNNNNNNNNNNNNNNNNNNNNNNNNNNNNNNNNNNNNNNNNNNNNNNNNNNNNNNNNNNNNNNNNNNNNNNNNNNNNNNNNNNNNNNNNNNNNNNNNNNNNNNNNNNNNNNNNNNNNNNNNNNNNNNNNNNNNNNNNNNNNNNNNNNNNNNNNNNNNNNNNNNNNNNNNNNNNNNNNNNNNNNNNNNNNNNNNNNNNNNNNNNNNNNNNNNNNNNNNNNNNNNNNNNNNNNNNNNNNNNNNNNNNNNNNNNNNNNNNNNNNNNNNNNNNNNNNNNNNNNNNNNNNNNNNNNNNNNNNNNNNNNNNNNNNNNNNNNNNNNNNNNNNNNNNNNNNNNNNNNNNNNNNNNNNNNNNNNNNNNNNNNNNNNNNNNNNNNNNNNNNNNNNNNNNNNNNNNNNNNNNNNNNNNNNNNNNNNNNNNNNNNNNNNNNNNNNNNNNNNNNNNNNNNNNNNNNNNNNNNNNNNNNNNNNNNNNNNNNNNNNNNNNNNNNNNNNNNNNNNNNNNNNNNNNNNNNNNNNNNNNNNNNNNNNNNNNNNNNNNNNNNNNNNNNNNNNNNNNNNNNNNNNNNNNNNNNNNNNNNNNNNNNNNNNNNNNNNNNNNNNNNNNNNNNNNNNNNNNNNNNNNNNNNNNNNNNNNNNNNNNNNNNNNNNNNNNNNNNNNNNNNNNNNNNNNNNNNNNNNNNNNNNNNNNNNNNNNNNNNNNNNNNNNNNNNNNNNNNNNNNNNNNNNNNNNNNNNNNNNNNNNNNNNNNNNNNNNNNNNNNNNNNNNNNNNNNNNNNNNNNNNNNNNNNNNNNNNNNNNNNNNNNNNNNNNNNNNNNNNNNNNNNNNNNNNNNNNNNNNNNNNNNNNNNNNNNNNNNNNNNNNNNNNNNNNNNNNNNNNNNNNNNNNNNNNNNNNNNNNNNNNNNNNNNNNNNNNNNNNNNNNNNNNNNNNNNNNNNNNNNNCTGTATCGAGAGGATCTATTCCCGTGGCTCTGCATCTGGCATGTCATCTGGTGCCAGCAAGATGCCGTTAGGGGAGAAGCAGAATGCTACAGTGGGGAAGGAGCCTGTTGAGAAGGCGGAAGGGGTGGACTCCATGATGGGGCGCCTTAACCTCCTTGCGGACGACACTGATTTTGTGGAGATGAGTGATGATGAGGAAGGGGATTGCTCGGTGCCGGTGAAGTGGTCGCTGCTCGGGATGATTCTCTCGCCCTCTGTGATTCATATCAGCACCACCACGTCGGCAATGCGCCCGGCCTGGGGAAATCCCAGGGGGCTCAAGCTCAGGAACGTTCGAGACAATGTGTTTGTGGCTGATTTCGCGAACAAGTTTGACAGAGATAGGGCTCAAGAGGGGACACCATGGATGATGGGTAAACATGCGGTTCTCCTTCAAGACTATGATCCCTGGCTTCGCCCGTCAGATATCAGGTTCGACTCAATGTCTATCTGGGTCAGAATCTTGAACCTTCCCTTTGAATGGATGAACAATCGCAAGGGCCTGAAGATTGCAAAACTGATCGACAAGAACTACACGGTGGATGTGGACGAGGGTGGCGATGCCTCAGGCTCCTTTCTGCGAGCCAGGGTGTCCATCCCTCTTAAAGGGCCCTTGCGCCGGTGGGTGACAATCAGGAAGGGCAGCGAGGATGTGAAATATGACCTACAGTATGAAAAACCCCCTTCTATTGCTTCAGTTGTGGCCTCATTGGGCATGGTGATCTAGAATGTCAGTCCCCAGCAGACCGAGACCAGTTTGGCAAGCTCCCCTTTGATAGAGGCTTGAGAGCCCTAGAGGAGAGAAGAAAGCGGCTGCAATCCTTTGGGCAGGCTGCTGTTTCGGCTTCCTGTAGCAGTGATAACAAAGACAGAGGAGGGGGAAGCCGTGGCTCCGTCCCTGAGTCTGCCACGAGCAGAACTTCTCGTGAAACAGGGGTGAATGAGACTGTGAAGCCTGGCGAGCAAGAGGCGACTTCACCACTTGCAAAAAACAAACCTGTCCCAGGAAGAAACAAAGTTTCCGAGATTGCAAAGAAATTATTCTCTACGGACCCGGAGATGCCGGAAAAATATGTACGCAAGAGAAAACTAGAATCTAGGGCTGGGAGTAAAGGAGATGGGGCTGCTAAGGGGAAGCTTTCTGCTGCCCCCCTGCAAGGTTCAGACCTCTCTCTGGTCGTCGTGGGCAAGGGCTTAGAGGGAGGGCCCAGTCTCCCGCTCACTGGTTTGGACAAGGACGAAGAGCTGACAAAAAAACACAAGAATGACCAGTTCTGTTTCCAAAGCCAGGGGAATCAAAAGGGGGTGGGTAGAGATCAAGTTGCAACAAGCACAGACGCGGGGCTGCCTATTAAGCCCTGCAGTAAGCAATGAAGGTCGTCGCTTTCAACTGCCGGGGGTTTGGGAACCAGCCGGCAGTCGAGGGCCTTCTGGAGCTACAGAAGGCTGAAGACCCTGACATCCTCTTTCTTTCAGAAACAAAGCTGGACAGGGAGAGGATGAAGCGAATTAAGGTGTTGTTGGGAATGCCCAACATGGAGGTAAAGGACTGTGAGGGGCAAAGCGGTGGCTTGGCCCTTCTCTGGAAGAAGGATGTAAATGTAAGAGTGAACCATGGGATGTCGCGCTACCACATCGATGCCGACGTCACTGGGGAGGATGGGTTCGTCTGGAGGCTTACTAGTATTTATGGTGAACCGAAGCACAGGGAGAAAGAGAAGACTTGGAAACTCTTGCGCATCCTTCATGGACGTTCCTCTCTGCCTTGGATGTGTTTTGGTGACTTCAATGAGATCCTCTTCACAAGTGAGAAGCAGGGGGGTCCGGATAGATCCCATGCCTGCATGGATAAATTTCAGAGTGCTCTGGAGTTCTGTGAGCTCGAGGATTTGGGCTTCGTGGGGGATCCTTACACTTGGCGCAATCACAGTCACCGAGCGGACTCTTACATTAAGGAGAGGCTTGATCGGGCTATCGCAAACTTGGGATGGCGCTCCCATTTCCCGGCCTACAAGGAAATCAATGGGGATCCAAGGCACTCCGATCACAGACCCGTGATTGTGGTTTTGGAACCGGAATACCGGGGCAATAGCACTGGGTGCGTGTTTGAACAACCAAAATTCGAGGCAAGGTGGCTTGAGGAGGAGCAATGCGATGAGGTGGTGCGCAATGCCTGGCACTTGGCAATGCTGACTGGCGATAGAGGGTTAGCTGCCACAATCAAAAGAGTGGGGATGGAACTGCACACATGGAGCAAAGAGGCCTTGGGCGATCTAAAGAACCGTATCAAGAAGGTCAAGAAGGAGCTCAATCGCTGCAGGAAAAGAGCCATCTCCCAGGAGCAAGTCTCTCTTGAGCAGATGCTAAGGTACAAGCTTGAGAGACTGCAAGaccaaaaaaatacttattggaaGCAGCGAGCGAAGGCTCATTGGCTGCATGATGGAGATCGAAACACTAGCTTCTTCCACGCTTGCGCCTCGGAGAGGCGCAGGGTGAACTTGATCAAATCTCTCAAGaatgacgagggcggtgtggtggagggggaggaggagctgaGAACCTTTATCACTAACTACTACAAGCAGCTTTTCTCTTCTCGTGCAGGAACTAGAGCGGATGAGCTCCTTGACAAGGTCTCCCCCATTGTTACTGCTGAGATGAATGTCTTCCTTAAGAGACCTTTCACCATTGAAGAAATAAAATTGGCTCTTAATTCCATGGGTGATTTGAAGGCCCCGGGTCTAGATGGCAAGCCAGCGGTCTTTTATAAGCGCTTCTGGGATCTAGTAGGGGACGTTGTGCAGGGCGAAGTTCTTGAGGTTCTGAACGGTGGCCAAATTCCAGCGGGCTGGAATGAAACGGTCATTGTCTTGATCCCCAAAGTCAAGAATCCAACCCACCTTAAGGAGTTGCGGCCGATCAGCCTTTGCAACGTGGTGTTTAAGATTGTCACAAAGGTGATTGCTTGTCGGATGAAGGAGGTGCTTGATGTGGTCATTTCTCCTAGCCAGAGTGCCTTTGTCTCTGGACGGCTGATTACCGACAATATTCTGATCGCTTATGAGACCACCCATTTCATGCGCCAGAGAAAGGGAGGTAGAGATGGGCTTGCAGCAGTCAAGCTGGATATGAGTAAGGCTTTTGACCGTGTTGAATGGCCTTTCTTGGAGAAGATAATGCTGAAACTAGGCTTCTCTAATAGCTGGGTGCAACTGGTGATGCGTTGTGTGACCACGGTCACATACAGGGTTAAGGTGAACAAGAATCTGACTGAGGTGGTGGTGCCTCAATGTGGCCTGAGGCAAGGGTGTCCTCTATCACCTTACCTTTTCATCTTGTGTGCTGAGGGGCTCTCGGCTCTCTTCCACCGGGCTGAGGAGGATGGATCCCTGCAGGGAGTTCAGGTTTGCCCTACGGCTCCCAAGATAAACCACCTCTTCTTCGCAGATGACTCCTTGATCTTTATGAAGGCGAATGAGCCAAGTGCTCGTAGGCTCCAAGAAATCCTTGCTCTCTACGAGGATGCGTCTGGCCaaatgataaacaaggaaaagtTTGCTGTTATGTTCAGCAAGGGAACTTCTCAGCGAGCAAAAAGGAATTTTCAGAGGATTTTACAAATTCGAGACAAAGCTTTCAATGAAAGAAACCTTGGTCTGCCAATTTTCTTGGGTAGATCAAAAGCCAAGGCCTTTGAGTATCTTAAAGAGAGAATCTGGAAGTTGATCCAAGGGTGGAAGGAGAAATTCTTATCTAGAGCAGGGAAGGAGATCTTGGTTAAAGCCGTGGCCCAGGCGATCCCCATCTATGCCATGTCCTGCTTTGACATCACGAAATCTTTCTGCGATGAAATTAGCTCAATGGTCTGTCGCTATTGGTGGAATAATCAAGATGAGGAGCGGCACCACTGGTTGAGCTGGCAGTGTCTTACAAAGCCGAAAACTGAGGGTGGCCTTGGCCTTCGGGATCTCCACATCTTTAACCTGGCCATGTTGGCTAGACAAGGTTGGCGACTACTTCAAGACCCCGAGTCTCTTTGTGGGAGGGTGCTGCGGGCTAAATATTTCCCTGACGGGAAGCTTCTGGACGCTGTTCCCGCCCCTGGCATATCATACAGTTGGCGCAGCATCCTAAAAGGGGTGGACTTATTGAAGGAAGGGATTATCTGGAGAGTGGGGGATGGGACTAACATCAAGGTGTGGGAAGATCCTTGGATCCCCTAGGGCGATACAAGGAGGCCTAGATCTCTCCCTGGGCGCTCCCCAATCACTCTTGTAGCAGATTTGCTCAATCCAAACACCGAGGGCTGGGACGAGGCGTTGGTCCGTGATCTCTTTCAGGAGGAAGACGCAAAGGCCATTCTCTCCATTAGCATCTGCGAAGGGATGGAGGATAATTTTGCTTGGCATTTTGATCGGCATGGCATCTTCTCCGTCAAGTCTGCTTATAAGATTGGTGTTATGCTGCGCGATAGAAGGCTGGGAAGAGATGCTGCAAGCTCTAAGGAAAATTCTGCTAACAGCACTGTCAAATTTGATTGGAAGCATGTCTGGTCCCTGAAGGCCACCAACAAAATAAAGATGTTTGTGTGGCGCCTTGCCCACAATAGTCTGGCTAACCGCATGAAAATAAAAAAGCTAGGCGTGGACTTGGACACTAGATGCCCTGTTTGCCATAGGTTAAATGAAGATGGAGGGCACACCTTCCTGAAGTGCAAGAAAGCTAAAGAATGATGGAACATTTTGGCTTTGGGAGAGACCCGGGAAAAGCTCATGCTCTATAATTCAGCCCACTCCATGCTTCAGGAGCTGTGGAGGTGTGATGAAGACACACAGCTGAAGGCCGTGACCTTTATGTGGGAATGGTGGAATGTTCGCAACAAGGCCAATGCTGGTGAGGCGGCTCCTAAGCCTCAAGCGGTTTGTCACCGGGTGGAGAAGATGCTGATTGAGTCCCTGGGCTTGCGCAAACCAAACAAGCCTCCTAGGCCACCAGACATTCACAAATGGAGCAAGCCCCCCGTGCATCATGTGAAGGTTAACTTCGACGGTGCCTTTGATGAAAATACATGTGCAGGGGGCTGGGGCTATGTGGTCCGTGATTAGGCTGGCGAATTTATCGCTGCTGGTGCGGGCAAGTCCGTGAACCTGAAATGTGCTTTGCAATCTGAATCTGTAGCCTGCCTTGCTGCCATTGATGGGGCGATCGGGATTGGGGCAAATCGAATCATCTTCGAGTCTGACTCCCCAACCCTTATACAGGCTTTGAAGAGCAACGATTATGACAAGGCAACCATTGGTGTGTTGGTGAAGGAAGCTAGAAGCATATGCATCCTAAACTTtgattcctatgttttttctttcagcCGACGCACTTGTAACTCTGTTGCCCATGAGCTTGCCAAGCTGGGCGTTCATTCTGGGCCTGATGACTCCTTCTGGGAGGCCTCTGCCCCCAATTGCATTGTAAAACTGTTAGCCAGTGACATTGCTGTGCTTGAAGTTTAATGGAATTTCCATGTTCCCATAAAAAAAAACCTATAGCCGCCGCGACATTCAGTCGCCTCCACTCGTCCTTCGTCTCCGACGACGGCGAGTTCGTTCtccgtctccctcctctccggtgagttgTCCACTCCTCCCTCGACCCCGACCCACCCTCCTCCTCAGTCCACAAGCTGCTGCTTCGCGGGCTGGCATCCCTCTAACCCTGCCACCAACCCCGAAACCGAACCCTAGCTAGCTCGCCGGATGCGCGGACAGGAAGGCATCGGCGATCTCATGATGAGTTCCAGTCGCATGCACGGCGCGTAGTATTCCCGATTTACTTTTAAATGTTGCTTAGCTTCTGATCGGTGACTGATTCGTATTATGCGATTGGATTGTGTGCCTTCTCGTTCGGCGAGTCAGATTTTTTCCCTCGATGTTTCTCTGTGGGATACATCTCTTGCTTCCTTGTTCCTGTCCCGAATTTGGCAGGAACCAACCTGTGGATGTAACACCATGCATCACAAACTATAATTAGTCTCTCATCTCCTACTACATATAAGGCTAGCTTTGTACTAATTCAATAACCATCGTCATATGCTTTGAACTAActatattagagcatctccaacaggcgcggcaAAACGGGCGCCCGCGTGGTAAAATCAGTTTTTCGCGCGCGCCGGTTGGTTccgcgcgctccagcggtggcgggaagTTACCGCGCGCGGGAAGCGTTTGCGCGCGCGCGGTAGAAAGCGGCACGCGGCGCGCTAGATTTGACGCGCCGCTTCGCGCACGCCTATAAAGTCCCGCGCTTCGCCACGCGCCCTTCTCCTCGCAATCTCGCCGCTCCGCACCCCACCGCTTCGCCGCGTCGCCGCTTTCtacgccaccaccgcgccaccatgccgccgcgccgccggggtGCTTCGGGCTTTCgcggcgtccgcgagcgccccaacggctggtactccgccgagatacgggccggcgacgtccggctcggcctcgggaCATTCCGGAGCGCGCGCGAggcggcccgcgcgtacgacgcggcggcgtggcgcttggAGAGGCCCCGGTCCCAGATGAATTTTCGGGACGTCTTCACGCGCGAGGAGGCGCAGCGcctcgcccctccgccgcgtctcatCACGGACATGGACCGTGCCGACCACGCTCGGCGGCAGCGCCGTCTCCTcgtcgccgagga
Proteins encoded in this region:
- the LOC123175684 gene encoding AP2-like ethylene-responsive transcription factor CRL5 — encoded protein: MPPRRRGASGFRGVRERPNGWYSAEIRAGDVRLGLGTFRSAREAARAYDAAAWRLERPRSQMNFRDVFTREEAQRLAPPPRLITDMDRADHARRQRRLLVAEEDERAMAEWRRRHPKDVDAERAYWAERTARRRSERADRRRRKAVANEQCDIVSAGGRSFFTSDDERWDDVWLSTSDDTDEDDDGDGSDLE